The nucleotide window GGCGGGTTTGTCCTTGAAGTAGAGGTAGACCGTGCCCTTGGCCACGCCGGCGCGGCGGGCGACTTCGTCGACCGTGGTTTCGAAGTACCCCTTCTCGGTGACGACGGCAAAAGCCGCCTTGAGCAGGGCGAGCCGTTTGTCTTCTGACTTGGTCTTCATGTGGTCTTGGTCTTCTGAAAACTGACCGGTCAGTCATTATAGAACCACCCGGTGCGTAGTCAAGAACTAACGACACGGGCGTGTGACAGAGGCCCCGCGCTAGACTGCTCAGGTAGTCGGAGAGAGGTGGTCCAGGGATCGAGCATTCCGGCCGGCAGAAGGCGGTTTCGAACCGGTGTCTTTTGACTTCCGGGATTCTGGAACCAGGGAATACCCTCCCTTGACCCCGGTTTGACGGCCGCTATCATCGACTGCCTGCGTTGCTGCAGGCGAAGGGTCCTGAAGGAATGAAAGCTCCTCGGCTTTGCCGCGCTGGGGCTGTGTGATCTGTCGTCGCGCCTCTCCGCAGGCAGAGCCGGGAGGTCTTGGTCAGTTCGATGGGCAACCTTTAAGGAGGAGCAGCGATGCGCATATTGGTGACTCTGGGTCTTGCCGTTGGGCTCGCCGGGGCGAGCAACTTCTACATCTTCTACAAGCAGGTGGGCGCCAACCCGAACTGCCCCGGGCTTTCGATTGACGCATACAATAACGCGTCCGCGCATACGCAATGGTCAATGGACTCGACGGGCAGTTTCTCCGAGGACAACATCGTGGGCGACTGGCTGATCCGGGCGGTGCTCGACTGGGCGCCGCAGGATACCAACGCGTCGGCCGTCTGGTTCTCCAGGAACATGCCCAAGGACACGCTCCCCAACATCAACTTCCCGATTCGGGCGATGATCAGGAACATGGGCAGCGATACGCTGCCTGTCGGTACGCCGGTGCGGCTGTCGATTGCCGGACCGGACAGTTACGTCTACAACGACACGGCGACAACCACCCTGAAGCTGAAGCACGGCGCGACGGCACAGATCATCTTCCAGCCTGTCTGGCACATCCCGAATGTGCCCGGCGAGTACAACATAAGAGTCTGGACCGAGGCTGCCGGCGAGAAGTGGCCGGCCGATGACACCATATCCTATGACCTTAACTGCGTGAACTGGATACAGTACCACGTAGACGCCAACATGCACTGGCTGACCTGGGGCGCCCCGGAGCGGGCCGTGAAGTTCAACCCGGCCGACTTTGGGCTGACCTACCCGTTCGGGATAGCGCGCCTGAAGGCCGACTTCTACTTTCACGATACCATTCCGTGGCCCGACACGTCGTTCACGTTCAAGATCTACGGTGACGACGGCTCCACGCTGCTCTACCAGAGCGAGACCCTGGAGGCCATTCCGGGCAAACCCGGTCCGTACCGGGTCTGGGAACTCGAATCACTGCTCACGGTAGATTCGGGCACTTTCTACGTGGCCGTCGCTCCCGTCAGTTCGTCCGGCCATCCTTCGAGCTGCGCCGACAGTTCGCTGGTCGGCGACCACAGCTGGTGGGGCAGCCCGGGTTCCTGGTATCTGTGGACTCCGGGCGTCGGACTGCACGGAGATTTCTTCATCTCGGCCGCAATCTAGGACAGCGGCGGCTTCACGCG belongs to candidate division WOR-3 bacterium and includes:
- a CDS encoding TetR/AcrR family transcriptional regulator, with product MKTKSEDKRLALLKAAFAVVTEKGYFETTVDEVARRAGVAKGTVYLYFKDKPAIYIGLVDWLLEQALETIAAVAARPVSPRRRLEELFSTWATGMMSNPG